In the genome of Aedes aegypti strain LVP_AGWG chromosome 2, AaegL5.0 Primary Assembly, whole genome shotgun sequence, the window GCCACGATGCCAACCGAAGGCTACTCGGTGCTAGTGTGGTTCCCGACGGGGGACTTCGATGGGGACACCCCGTTCCAGTTGAACCCCTTCCAGATGGTGTTCAAGCAGAAACTGATCGTCATCACCGTCCAGTATCGATTGGGCATCTTTGGATTCTTCACGACGATGGACGGCTCGGCGCCGGGCAACTTTGGCCTGATGGACCAATCGGCGGCGTTGCTGTGGATCAAGCGGAATATCAAGCTGTTCAATGGGAATGAGGCCTCGGTGACCATTATGGGTCACGGTACGGGAGCGGTCTGCGTCGGGTTGCACTTGATGTCCGGCGAGTGGACCGACGAGATGTTCCACAAAGCGATCATGATGTCCGGAAGCGTGCTGCTGGATGCTATGGTCAAGAGTCCCAAGATGTACGGGTCAGCGCTGGATGAGATGGCCACGTCCTTTGGTTGCTTTCGAAAACCGACGGCCAGTTTGATTGATTGTCTTCGCAGAGTAGGTGGTCAGCTTTTGGCAGAGAATTCGCCGGTCATTGATTGGGGTCCGGTGGTAGATAGCGGGCTTAGTAATATAACGACTCCCTTTATACCGGACTTTCCTATGATGTTGGTCCATCAGGGGAAACTAAGGAAGGTTCCTCTGTTGATCGGCCATACCGATATGGAGGAAGGACTAGAGTTGGCTATGGGAGATATGCTGGAGCACGGTATCGGATCAGAAATGTTCGAAACCTTGCTTGGAGATGCAGTTATGATGGATCTGAATCAGCTTGATTTCAACGACACACTTTGCGGTGGAAATATGGAAATTGTAATGGATGCCGTACAGTTCCAGTACAAACCTTATCCACCGACGACAGATCCGATGAAGTTACGAAGACGATATATAGAGTTTGCAACGGAGAGAAAATTCGTAGCGCCAACGATAGAGCTGGCAATGCACATGAGTCAACTGGCCGAGACGTACGTGTACCGCTTCGACATTAAGCCGCGAACCGAAGCGGCCATGAAGGACATTCCCGAGTGGATGGGAGTGCCGCACAACTTTGAATTGATCTTCCTGTGGGGTCTTCCGTACTGGCTGATGCTAGCCGATGGGATGCAGTGGGACAGTGCGGACAAACGGGTAGCGGATATCGTAATGACCCTGTGGGCAAACTTTGCCAAGTTCACCAACCCGACCCAGGTGGGCGTGTACATCAAGTGGGATACGTTCACCAATGACGAACCGGGCGTGCTAATCATCGACCGCTCGTTCAACATGAGCGACCACTCGACGATGAGCTTCGGGGCGGTCAAGTTTTGGAACCAGTACTACCCGAACGTGATCCAGTTTGCGGCGCAATGCTGCAACGCCACCTACATGGCCGGCGCCGGCAACAGTTACCAGACGATGTTGAGTAGTTCCGTAGTCCTTAGTGTACTAGTAGTGAATTTTATATTGTTACAATCATTTATTTACAtgcaaatacaatattttttccagacgTAACCGTCGGATGGGGGAACTGCGTCCGGTTGTAAGCATTGTTTTTATACAGATATCACAATGCCGATGTGAAATGTTTTCCATATTGAAATAGTAGTTTAGCCAAAaaattgcagaatgatgatttttacaacacTTAAAGGTATCATACATCGTATTACTAGTGCGCATCGTAAACTCGTACTGTGCACAGAGCCGTAGCGTAGCCTCATGGCGTCCTTGGAGAACCGTGATTTGAGCGccttttattcaaaaatcttattccTATTCTACTTTTTATTTTTACAGGTTTACGTAAAGTTACACAAGGtttctaaagatttttttttttcgaaattctagagcgtttcttgaaaatattgaaattaaaaaagaacACGTAATACTTAAACATTAGCTTACTTTGGAAAGGCTTGTGCAAGAAGTCAtactaaatttttcaaatcttttttaaaGGTAAATTGTCTGAAAAATTAGaagttcttgaaattttttgaaaaattgcaaagaAAATTAACGTTTATATGGCCagatacgaaaaaaaaactactggaTTCGCTGCCCAGAGCTTGGCGTTACGTCTTAAATGTGCCTTTATCAAAGTTCAATGAAATACATACAcctgaaatagttatttatgcaacaagttgcaaaatgatgattttttcagcacgagtcggcgagcctcgttggataaaaatacgacgagtgctgaaaaaatcgagttttgcaacgagttgcatacaacattttttgcaataacgaaAAATGCCGGTATTATTGGATTGTTGGggatatttcaagaaaatccacatGGCCATCCATGCGTTGTAGCAACTCAATGTttctcaatcaggtaggctgt includes:
- the LOC5579516 gene encoding cholinesterase, yielding MPTEGYSVLVWFPTGDFDGDTPFQLNPFQMVFKQKLIVITVQYRLGIFGFFTTMDGSAPGNFGLMDQSAALLWIKRNIKLFNGNEASVTIMGHGTGAVCVGLHLMSGEWTDEMFHKAIMMSGSVLLDAMVKSPKMYGSALDEMATSFGCFRKPTASLIDCLRRVGGQLLAENSPVIDWGPVVDSGLSNITTPFIPDFPMMLVHQGKLRKVPLLIGHTDMEEGLELAMGDMLEHGIGSEMFETLLGDAVMMDLNQLDFNDTLCGGNMEIVMDAVQFQYKPYPPTTDPMKLRRRYIEFATERKFVAPTIELAMHMSQLAETYVYRFDIKPRTEAAMKDIPEWMGVPHNFELIFLWGLPYWLMLADGMQWDSADKRVADIVMTLWANFAKFTNPTQVGVYIKWDTFTNDEPGVLIIDRSFNMSDHSTMSFGAVKFWNQYYPNVIQFAAQCCNATYMAGAGNSYQTMLSSSVVLSVLVVNFILLQSFIYMQIQYFFQT